Proteins from a genomic interval of Phlebotomus papatasi isolate M1 chromosome 3, Ppap_2.1, whole genome shotgun sequence:
- the LOC129807479 gene encoding uncharacterized protein LOC129807479 isoform X1, whose product MGSFVSKLFRERKDASNDPRSPTLHISRTPINLLFKQSPAKQITKAQDLTDIRTPLSGSFENVYPRTKHMEMLQTTTNPIDPRSPSTEIHRTPLILLNNEEMVSQVEAEICDAQNASVSESFESALSKLDFNTSFDDEDGETEEKGLLDTQMEGLLETNFDYDPSKEPAQIVEDTIDPRSPGIERTPFVFEDEPNTKDCEDSTPKSTLNLEDRSRNGTKVFQDENSGQCHTPKQINQEGNRTPLSCLANRTTRNTFKDSPSNMFVLKNKNDTENYPVSTYSGVKGMNVKDINSKIPLPMKRLTNK is encoded by the exons ATGGGTTCTTTCGTGAGCAAATTGTTTCGGGAGCGAAAGGATGCTTCAAATGATCCACGTTCACCTACATTACACATTTCCCGGACTCCTATAAAT CTTTTGTTTAAACAATCGCCTGCTAAGCAGATTACTAAAGCCCAGGATCTCACTGATATCCGGACTCCGCTTAGTGGCAGCTTTGAGAATGTTTATCCACGGACTAAGCACATGGAAATGCTTCAGACTACGACAAATCCTATTGATCCTCGTTCTCCTTCTACCGAAATCCATCGAACACCTCTTATTCTGTTAAATAATGAGGAAATGGTATCACAAGTCGAAGCTGAGATTTGCGATGCTCAAAATGCTAGTGTTTCAGAAAGCTTTGAATCAGCCTTGTCCAAGCTGGACTTCAATACCAGTTTTGATGATGAAGATGGGGAAACTGAGGAGAAAGGACTATTGGACACCCAGATGGAAGGTCTGCTGGAAACCAATTTTGACTACGATCCTTCAAAAGAGCCGGCCCAAATTGTTGAAGATACCATCGATCCTAGATCCCCTGGAATTGAGAGAACACCTTTTGTGTTTGAAGATGAACCAAATACGAAGGATTGTGAAGATTCTACTCCTAAATCAACACTGAATCTCGAGGATCGCAGTCGAAATGGTACGAAAGTTTTTCAGGATGAAAATTCAGGGCAGTGTCATACGCCCAAACAAATAAATCAAGAGGGAAACCGAACACCACTGAGTTGCCTGGCTAACAGGACTACAAGAAATACCTTCAAGGATTCCCCTTCAAATATGTTTGTgctgaaaaacaaaaatgatacgGAAAATTATCCAGTGAGTACCTATTCTGGAGTCAAAGGAATGAATGTGAAGGACATTAACTCAAAGATTCCTTTGCCTATGAAGCGATTGACTAATAAGTAA
- the LOC129807479 gene encoding cell division cycle-associated protein 3-like isoform X2, translating to MGSFVSKLFRERKDASNDPRSPTLHISRTPINITKAQDLTDIRTPLSGSFENVYPRTKHMEMLQTTTNPIDPRSPSTEIHRTPLILLNNEEMVSQVEAEICDAQNASVSESFESALSKLDFNTSFDDEDGETEEKGLLDTQMEGLLETNFDYDPSKEPAQIVEDTIDPRSPGIERTPFVFEDEPNTKDCEDSTPKSTLNLEDRSRNGTKVFQDENSGQCHTPKQINQEGNRTPLSCLANRTTRNTFKDSPSNMFVLKNKNDTENYPVSTYSGVKGMNVKDINSKIPLPMKRLTNK from the exons ATGGGTTCTTTCGTGAGCAAATTGTTTCGGGAGCGAAAGGATGCTTCAAATGATCCACGTTCACCTACATTACACATTTCCCGGACTCCTATAAAT ATTACTAAAGCCCAGGATCTCACTGATATCCGGACTCCGCTTAGTGGCAGCTTTGAGAATGTTTATCCACGGACTAAGCACATGGAAATGCTTCAGACTACGACAAATCCTATTGATCCTCGTTCTCCTTCTACCGAAATCCATCGAACACCTCTTATTCTGTTAAATAATGAGGAAATGGTATCACAAGTCGAAGCTGAGATTTGCGATGCTCAAAATGCTAGTGTTTCAGAAAGCTTTGAATCAGCCTTGTCCAAGCTGGACTTCAATACCAGTTTTGATGATGAAGATGGGGAAACTGAGGAGAAAGGACTATTGGACACCCAGATGGAAGGTCTGCTGGAAACCAATTTTGACTACGATCCTTCAAAAGAGCCGGCCCAAATTGTTGAAGATACCATCGATCCTAGATCCCCTGGAATTGAGAGAACACCTTTTGTGTTTGAAGATGAACCAAATACGAAGGATTGTGAAGATTCTACTCCTAAATCAACACTGAATCTCGAGGATCGCAGTCGAAATGGTACGAAAGTTTTTCAGGATGAAAATTCAGGGCAGTGTCATACGCCCAAACAAATAAATCAAGAGGGAAACCGAACACCACTGAGTTGCCTGGCTAACAGGACTACAAGAAATACCTTCAAGGATTCCCCTTCAAATATGTTTGTgctgaaaaacaaaaatgatacgGAAAATTATCCAGTGAGTACCTATTCTGGAGTCAAAGGAATGAATGTGAAGGACATTAACTCAAAGATTCCTTTGCCTATGAAGCGATTGACTAATAAGTAA